From Bacillota bacterium, the proteins below share one genomic window:
- a CDS encoding Uma2 family endonuclease: MSSEQRHIVKDTHIDGSPILIVEILSASTGMKDKVRKLQIYQKAGVKHYWLVDPENQSFKGFVLEGSLYKLAVYGKATDRIIHPVLPGMEIDLQTLWHMD, translated from the coding sequence ATTTCAAGCGAACAGCGACACATAGTTAAAGACACACACATTGATGGTTCACCGATTCTAATTGTAGAGATATTGTCGGCGTCAACAGGAATGAAAGACAAAGTGAGAAAGCTGCAAATCTACCAGAAGGCCGGTGTTAAGCATTATTGGTTGGTTGATCCGGAGAACCAAAGTTTTAAGGGCTTTGTTTTAGAGGGTAGTTTATATAAACTTGCTGTCTATGGAAAAGCAACTGACAGAATTATTCACCCTGTTTTGCCCGGAATGGAGATAGATTTGCAGACCTTATGGCATATGGATTGA
- a CDS encoding LysM peptidoglycan-binding domain-containing protein: MHPRVPKHCPPGFMGRYTVVPGDTMFFIAQRFGVSLDALIAANPHIPNPNLIFPGDVLCVPQKFPPPPPPPKKDCPCPVTLFDFINRLVEVTTECGVVVGNLDFVGEDSIILSDPKTKRKTIVLCREICFVRVLKHFREEGNDEF; the protein is encoded by the coding sequence ATGCATCCACGTGTTCCCAAGCACTGCCCGCCTGGTTTTATGGGTCGCTATACTGTTGTCCCCGGGGATACAATGTTTTTTATCGCCCAACGCTTTGGTGTTTCCCTGGACGCACTGATTGCAGCAAACCCCCATATCCCCAATCCCAACTTGATCTTCCCCGGTGATGTACTGTGTGTCCCGCAAAAGTTCCCGCCGCCACCACCGCCACCCAAAAAGGATTGTCCCTGTCCCGTAACCCTGTTTGATTTCATTAATCGCCTGGTCGAAGTCACAACTGAATGCGGTGTCGTAGTTGGAAATCTGGATTTTGTCGGTGAGGATTCAATTATACTCAGCGACCCCAAGACAAAGAGAAAGACGATCGTCCTCTGTAGGGAAATATGCTTTGTCCGCGTTTTGAAGCATTTCCGGGAGGAGGGTAATGATGAGTTTTAA
- a CDS encoding RDD family protein has translation MHPRAGLKPRMLAFAIDLLLFALYLAAFFAVNMAGLSDVLERIYPTIFSSPLAFDALAFSTVILPLILYFSLMESSKHQGTVGKRPLKIRVVDSKGQRISFGRSLLRSLIKFLPWQLAHTAVIRITLAGPSTGLMLLSIGAQLLVLLFVIHIAFNSQHQSVYDRFAGTFVNHAA, from the coding sequence ATGCACCCCCGTGCCGGACTGAAACCACGTATGCTCGCGTTCGCAATTGACCTCCTGCTCTTTGCCCTCTACCTGGCAGCTTTTTTTGCCGTAAACATGGCCGGGCTCTCTGACGTACTAGAACGGATTTACCCCACAATCTTCTCCTCACCCCTGGCCTTTGATGCCTTGGCCTTTTCCACTGTTATCCTCCCCCTGATTCTCTACTTTTCACTCATGGAAAGTTCGAAACATCAGGGCACCGTTGGTAAACGGCCCTTGAAGATCCGGGTTGTAGACAGCAAGGGGCAGCGCATTAGCTTTGGCCGCTCCCTACTGCGTTCACTTATCAAGTTCCTCCCCTGGCAACTGGCCCATACGGCTGTGATTCGGATTACCCTGGCCGGACCTTCAACTGGCCTGATGCTCCTTTCAATCGGCGCCCAGCTGCTTGTATTATTGTTTGTTATACACATAGCTTTCAACAGTCAACACCAGTCGGTATACGACCGGTTTGCCGGAACCTTTGTCAACCATGCAGCCTAA
- a CDS encoding MutS family DNA mismatch repair protein, with the protein MADHINPKLHKRIYKGMLGLTLFIFFGAIYLAAVFATSLYWALAALPLAVVTIWLYFRYKKLAILAELRNTWGYKSQRKREITEIAALHKYQQEAGFTIDEQTWDDLNMDSFYALIDRTLTLPGESVLYHLLRTPSFSEEALAKRNKIITRFQQDQSFRESVQIELTKLKRPRDNSLTQLLWGKRPQKSALAPVYTLLALAALFSLLTPFIWGARGVFLIMMMFSLNSYIHYKVSKTYSYQIPAISTVSSLLRAAGRIAGLSVTGLEEYQKELAEAARAGRKIIKKTRWLFNKVTASDFDFIYDYLKLFFLMEVRSFYGAIEEINRQVKHLQSSYIAIGTIDALQSVASYRTKLEYSEPKFVSEKMLDLQSVRHPLLEKPVANSITISDQGILITGTNMSGKSTFLRTIGINALMAQTICTTLATSYRGSFVQIISSINKADNIAEGKSFYFAEAERLRTIIAPEYKDYPALCLIDELLSGTNYLERLAASRAILAYLKRKNALVIVATHDLDLADELPGEYQCYHFSDKVDKSGLDFDFTLKEGVAKSRNAIKLLEYLGYPKQIIEQANKAIQ; encoded by the coding sequence GTGGCTGATCACATTAATCCCAAGTTACATAAACGCATCTACAAAGGCATGCTGGGCCTGACCCTGTTCATTTTCTTTGGCGCCATCTATCTGGCGGCAGTTTTTGCGACATCTTTATATTGGGCATTGGCTGCCCTACCGCTTGCAGTCGTTACAATCTGGTTATATTTCCGCTACAAAAAATTAGCCATCCTGGCTGAACTGCGTAACACCTGGGGATACAAATCTCAACGCAAACGGGAAATTACTGAAATCGCCGCCCTGCACAAATATCAACAGGAAGCAGGTTTCACGATAGACGAGCAGACCTGGGACGATCTAAACATGGACAGCTTCTATGCCCTGATTGACCGCACGTTGACCTTACCCGGCGAATCTGTCCTCTACCACCTGTTGCGAACACCAAGCTTCTCAGAGGAAGCATTAGCTAAGCGCAATAAAATCATCACCCGCTTCCAGCAGGACCAATCCTTCCGGGAAAGCGTGCAAATCGAGCTCACAAAGCTTAAGCGCCCCCGGGATAACAGCCTCACCCAGCTGCTCTGGGGCAAGCGACCGCAGAAGAGCGCCCTGGCGCCCGTTTATACCCTGCTGGCGCTGGCTGCCCTGTTCTCCCTCCTCACCCCATTTATTTGGGGCGCCCGGGGTGTCTTCCTGATTATGATGATGTTCAGCCTCAACTCCTACATCCACTACAAAGTTAGCAAAACTTACAGCTACCAGATTCCTGCCATCTCCACCGTAAGCTCGCTGCTCCGGGCGGCAGGACGCATTGCCGGCCTCTCTGTAACCGGCCTCGAAGAGTATCAAAAAGAATTGGCGGAAGCTGCCCGGGCCGGACGGAAAATCATCAAAAAAACCCGTTGGTTATTTAATAAAGTAACCGCTTCCGACTTTGATTTCATCTATGACTACCTAAAACTTTTCTTCCTCATGGAAGTACGCAGCTTCTATGGCGCAATCGAAGAAATAAATCGTCAAGTCAAGCATCTGCAAAGCAGCTATATAGCTATTGGCACCATCGATGCCTTGCAATCGGTGGCTTCTTACCGCACCAAGCTTGAATACAGCGAGCCCAAGTTTGTAAGCGAAAAGATGCTCGACTTACAAAGCGTTCGCCACCCCCTGCTGGAAAAGCCAGTGGCAAACTCAATTACAATTAGTGACCAGGGTATATTAATCACTGGCACCAACATGTCTGGGAAGTCGACGTTTTTACGCACCATCGGCATCAATGCCCTGATGGCCCAAACTATTTGCACCACCCTGGCCACAAGTTACCGGGGGAGCTTCGTGCAAATCATCTCCTCCATAAACAAGGCCGATAATATCGCTGAAGGCAAGAGCTTCTACTTCGCCGAAGCGGAACGACTGCGCACAATCATCGCACCGGAGTATAAGGATTACCCCGCCCTCTGCCTGATCGACGAACTGCTTTCTGGCACCAATTACCTGGAGCGGCTGGCGGCCTCCCGGGCAATTCTCGCCTACCTCAAGCGCAAAAACGCCCTGGTTATCGTCGCTACCCACGACCTGGACCTGGCTGATGAACTACCCGGTGAGTACCAGTGTTATCACTTCTCCGACAAAGTCGACAAGAGCGGCCTGGACTTTGACTTTACCCTTAAAGAAGGGGTGGCCAAGTCCCGCAATGCCATCAAACTGCTGGAATACCTAGGTTATCCGAAGCAGATCATTGAACAGGCCAATAAGGCTATCCAGTGA